A window of the Streptomyces sp. Ag109_O5-10 genome harbors these coding sequences:
- a CDS encoding PPOX class F420-dependent oxidoreductase, with protein sequence MSKPPLTPEAVAMMKKANPAVIATLRSDGQPVSTATWYLWEDDGRILVNMDEGRRRLEHLRNDPRVTLTVLDEADWYNHISIIGRVAEIREDKDLTGIDRLSMQYTGKPYPQRDRARFSAWIEVERWHGWGTHKDSNQAG encoded by the coding sequence ATGTCGAAGCCCCCGCTCACCCCCGAAGCGGTCGCCATGATGAAGAAGGCGAACCCGGCGGTCATCGCCACGCTCCGATCGGACGGTCAGCCGGTTTCGACCGCCACCTGGTATCTGTGGGAGGACGACGGCCGCATCCTGGTCAACATGGACGAGGGCCGCCGGCGCCTGGAGCACCTGCGCAACGATCCGCGGGTCACCCTCACGGTGCTGGACGAGGCCGACTGGTACAACCACATCAGCATCATCGGCCGAGTCGCCGAGATCCGAGAGGACAAGGATCTCACCGGCATCGACCGGCTCAGCATGCAGTACACCGGTAAGCCCTACCCGCAACGGGACCGGGCGAGGTTCAGCGCCTGGATCGAGGTCGAGCGCTGGCACGGCTGGGGCACCCACAAGGACAGCAACCAGGCGGGGTGA
- a CDS encoding kelch repeat-containing protein, with the protein MHKPIRIWAAGMAVACAVASGLMAVAPAQAAPTLAGGTPQSTATYKPAGCAVPLPASERKGDAPYATCDLMGVTDSHGALAAGLSTPPATALAPNDLRTAYDLPPGGSGETVAIVDAGGYATAEADLAVFRSTYGLPACTTANGCFTKLDQGGGHNYPPEDGDWSMETALDLDAVSAACPACRILLVQADSAGIDDLGQAEDTAAAHHPAAISNSYGIPREGGGFPAAYDHYYDHPGIAVTASTGDYGNIVNWPASNGNVVAVGGTTLTRDDTTARGWTEAAWASGGSGCSGFEPKPAYQQGIDTGCDNRAIADVSADADPATGLGIYNSTPAVGGWLQVGGTSLSSPLVAAMYALAGTPTPGTYPVTYPYADTHAGDLTDVTAGSDGFCGNQLCDARQGWDGPTGLGTPVGVGAFRQGPHGLVAGTVRGAGSTTANGPVPGAAVTATDADGRSYSATTDASGGFDLAPVPGTYNLTVAQFGYATTTATVKVTEGSTAKKSITLHALPTHVVSGTVTDASGHGWPLAAAITVDGYPGGVVDTDPLTGRYAVRLPDDGHYKLHVSATLPGYKTADDTLAVGSGDVRHDVWLPVDAGACTALGYHFGYKGTTTRFEGWPGGKPQDGWTVTDDSGSGVTWRFDDPGHYGNDTGGTGQFAEVDSRSGDIGSRVTSSLVSPLLDLSGDATPIVSFDNSFFRGVHTPANASVEVSVDRGQTWTSVRNFTLPSIGPEAVAIPQAAGKSDVQVRFRYDAAHSYFWKVDNVFIGNRSCDATAGGLVAGTVDDANTDKALSGATVSVAGTPTASTTDGAYELFASASAAGSSGRTTLGVVDGAYTGSTAQVTVARDQVTRKNWRLGAGRIRVFGDSLRVAQPLGRSTTRTVTLRNTGTAPVHVVLNPQDGSYTPNSRPGGPSQSRSGAPVRHVGGTFTPRPLVADETHRVAAPTGSTDATAVASATAWTTADDLPTPVMDSGSVTLDGKVYVFGGTDGANLLFKSYVHDPATGGWQRLANMPEGLEKPGVEAVDGEIYVVGGWNSTRNASATVYRYDPKHDSWSSVASLPAGVAAGGTAVLGGRLYVVAGCGGDCFPASQATYVYDPQADAWSQVANYPITEQWLSCAGIDGQVVCAGGYDPLSGEDTTATYAFDPVSGKWTARADLPYPNWAMASASSGGRLQLVGGVSGGQLTNQAEEYDPATDSWSALPAADALVYRGSGACGLYVVGGSDANHAVTGVEQLPGYGDCGTSGAATWLSAPHTVTVDPGVTVKVRVTLNAGAVDQDGTYTSGLTVDTDSPYAVPALAATMKVVGTQ; encoded by the coding sequence ATGCACAAACCAATACGCATATGGGCCGCCGGGATGGCGGTCGCCTGCGCGGTGGCGTCCGGCCTGATGGCCGTCGCCCCGGCGCAGGCGGCGCCCACCCTGGCCGGCGGTACCCCGCAGAGCACGGCGACCTACAAGCCCGCCGGGTGCGCCGTCCCCCTACCCGCCTCCGAGCGGAAGGGGGACGCGCCCTACGCCACCTGCGACCTCATGGGCGTGACCGACAGTCACGGCGCCCTGGCCGCCGGCTTGTCGACCCCGCCCGCCACCGCCCTCGCCCCGAATGACCTCAGGACCGCGTACGACCTGCCCCCGGGCGGCTCGGGCGAGACGGTCGCCATCGTCGATGCCGGCGGCTATGCGACCGCCGAGGCCGACCTGGCCGTCTTCCGCAGCACCTACGGGCTTCCCGCGTGCACGACGGCGAACGGCTGCTTCACCAAGCTCGACCAGGGCGGCGGCCACAACTACCCGCCGGAGGACGGCGACTGGTCCATGGAGACCGCGCTCGACCTCGACGCTGTCTCTGCCGCCTGTCCGGCGTGCCGCATCCTGCTGGTCCAGGCCGACTCGGCCGGCATCGACGACCTCGGCCAGGCCGAGGACACCGCTGCCGCCCACCACCCCGCTGCCATCTCCAACTCCTACGGCATCCCCCGCGAGGGTGGCGGCTTCCCCGCGGCGTACGACCACTACTACGACCACCCCGGTATCGCGGTCACCGCATCCACCGGCGACTACGGCAACATCGTGAACTGGCCCGCGTCGAACGGGAACGTCGTTGCCGTCGGCGGGACGACGCTGACCCGCGACGACACCACCGCCCGTGGCTGGACCGAGGCGGCCTGGGCATCGGGCGGCTCGGGCTGCTCGGGATTCGAACCGAAACCGGCGTACCAGCAGGGCATCGACACCGGCTGCGACAACCGTGCCATCGCCGACGTCTCCGCGGACGCCGACCCGGCCACCGGTCTCGGCATCTACAACTCGACCCCGGCGGTCGGTGGCTGGCTCCAGGTCGGCGGCACTTCGCTCTCGTCGCCGCTCGTCGCCGCGATGTACGCCCTCGCGGGCACTCCGACGCCCGGTACCTACCCGGTGACCTACCCGTACGCCGACACCCACGCCGGCGACCTCACCGACGTCACCGCCGGCTCTGACGGCTTCTGCGGCAACCAGCTCTGCGACGCCCGCCAGGGCTGGGACGGCCCGACCGGGCTCGGTACGCCCGTCGGCGTCGGCGCGTTCCGCCAGGGTCCGCACGGTCTGGTGGCCGGCACCGTGCGCGGCGCCGGCTCGACAACGGCCAACGGGCCGGTTCCGGGTGCCGCGGTCACCGCCACCGACGCGGACGGCCGTAGCTACAGCGCCACCACCGATGCGTCGGGCGGCTTCGACCTCGCCCCGGTACCGGGCACCTACAACCTGACCGTCGCGCAGTTCGGCTATGCGACGACCACCGCCACGGTGAAGGTCACCGAGGGGAGCACGGCGAAAAAGTCCATCACCCTGCACGCCCTGCCCACCCACGTCGTCTCCGGCACCGTCACCGACGCCTCGGGCCACGGCTGGCCGCTCGCCGCGGCGATCACCGTCGACGGCTACCCCGGCGGCGTGGTCGACACGGACCCGCTCACCGGCCGATACGCCGTCCGGCTGCCGGACGACGGGCACTACAAGCTGCACGTCTCGGCGACCCTGCCGGGCTACAAGACGGCGGACGACACCCTTGCCGTCGGCTCCGGCGACGTACGCCATGACGTGTGGCTGCCCGTGGACGCCGGCGCCTGCACCGCGCTCGGCTACCACTTCGGGTACAAGGGGACCACGACCCGCTTCGAGGGCTGGCCCGGCGGAAAACCGCAGGACGGCTGGACGGTCACCGACGACAGCGGCTCCGGGGTCACCTGGCGCTTCGACGACCCGGGTCACTACGGCAACGACACCGGCGGCACCGGCCAGTTCGCCGAGGTCGACTCCCGCTCCGGCGACATCGGCAGCCGCGTGACGAGCAGCCTGGTCTCGCCGCTGCTCGACCTGAGCGGCGACGCCACGCCGATCGTCTCCTTCGACAACTCCTTCTTCAGGGGGGTTCACACCCCGGCCAACGCATCCGTGGAGGTGAGCGTCGACCGCGGACAGACCTGGACCTCGGTCCGGAACTTCACGCTCCCCTCCATCGGACCCGAGGCCGTCGCGATTCCCCAGGCCGCCGGCAAGAGCGACGTACAGGTGCGGTTCCGGTACGACGCGGCCCACTCGTACTTCTGGAAGGTCGACAACGTCTTCATCGGCAACCGCTCCTGCGATGCCACCGCCGGCGGGCTCGTGGCCGGCACCGTCGACGACGCCAACACGGACAAGGCACTCTCGGGTGCGACCGTCAGCGTGGCCGGCACCCCGACGGCCTCAACGACCGACGGCGCCTACGAGCTCTTCGCGTCCGCTTCGGCCGCCGGCAGCTCCGGCCGGACCACGCTGGGGGTCGTCGACGGCGCGTACACCGGTTCGACCGCGCAGGTCACTGTCGCCCGCGATCAGGTGACCCGTAAGAACTGGCGCCTGGGCGCCGGCCGGATCAGGGTCTTTGGCGACTCACTGCGGGTCGCCCAGCCGCTGGGCCGTTCGACGACCCGGACCGTGACGCTTCGCAACACCGGCACCGCCCCCGTCCACGTCGTCCTCAACCCGCAGGATGGCTCGTACACGCCCAACTCCCGCCCGGGCGGCCCGAGTCAGTCTCGCAGTGGGGCACCGGTCCGGCACGTCGGCGGCACCTTCACCCCACGGCCGCTGGTCGCCGACGAGACGCACAGGGTCGCGGCACCGACGGGCTCGACTGACGCGACCGCTGTGGCGAGTGCCACCGCCTGGACGACCGCCGACGATCTGCCGACGCCGGTGATGGACAGCGGCTCGGTGACGCTCGACGGGAAGGTTTACGTCTTCGGCGGGACCGACGGGGCGAACCTGCTGTTCAAGTCCTACGTCCACGACCCGGCCACCGGCGGGTGGCAGCGGCTGGCGAACATGCCGGAGGGGCTGGAGAAGCCCGGCGTGGAGGCGGTCGACGGCGAGATCTACGTCGTCGGCGGCTGGAACAGCACTCGCAACGCCTCGGCAACGGTGTACCGCTACGACCCGAAGCACGACTCGTGGTCCTCGGTGGCGTCGCTCCCCGCGGGCGTCGCCGCCGGCGGCACGGCGGTCCTCGGCGGCCGGCTCTACGTGGTCGCCGGCTGCGGCGGCGACTGCTTCCCGGCCTCGCAGGCGACCTACGTCTACGATCCACAGGCCGACGCCTGGAGCCAGGTGGCGAACTACCCGATCACGGAGCAGTGGCTCTCCTGCGCCGGCATCGACGGCCAGGTCGTCTGCGCCGGCGGGTACGATCCGCTCAGCGGCGAGGACACGACGGCTACGTACGCCTTTGACCCGGTCAGCGGCAAGTGGACCGCGCGGGCCGACCTGCCGTACCCGAACTGGGCGATGGCCTCCGCGTCCTCCGGCGGTCGGCTGCAACTGGTCGGCGGAGTCAGCGGCGGACAGCTGACCAACCAGGCCGAGGAGTACGACCCGGCCACCGACTCCTGGTCGGCTCTGCCGGCGGCCGACGCGCTGGTCTACCGCGGCAGCGGCGCCTGCGGACTGTACGTCGTCGGCGGCTCGGACGCCAACCACGCGGTCACCGGCGTCGAGCAGCTCCCGGGCTACGGCGACTGCGGCACCTCGGGCGCCGCCACCTGGCTGTCGGCACCGCATACCGTCACCGTCGACCCGGGCGTCACGGTGAAGGTGCGGGTCACCCTGAACGCGGGCGCGGTCGACCAGGACGGCACCTACACGAGCGGGCTCACCGTCGACACCGACTCGCCGTACGCCGTCCCGGCGCTCGCCGCCACGATGAAGGTGGTCGGCACACAGTGA
- a CDS encoding AAA family ATPase, producing MTAAKGAGVPARRPDLGVPRLVGRGRDLSLLDHALDERAGLVVIAGEAGIGKTRLVHELLRRRPETAVVAVCPPFREPYTLGPVVDAVRRLADRVAGLQLTGLAGALRPLFPEWAEQLPPAPEPLPDAAAARHRLLRALVELVDALGIGLFVVEDAHWADETTLELLLFLRSRRERSPRLVLTYRPEDVRRESLLRRLVAQTGVTRLEPGPLDTAGTADLVSSMLGGEPVSAEFAEFLRAHTDGLPLAIEESVRLLHDRADLVCEDGAWLRRDVAELDVPPSIRDAVLERTSHLAPAAGAALAALAVLEGERAPGLVAEVAGIPLSEAENGLVEALAGGLLHEDRDARVGFRHVLAARSVYHALGAMERGRLHRRAGEALEREPIRSVAELARHFREAGDPGRWAAYAEQAADHAISSGDPRTAFGLLLDLLTGGAVRGAAVSRLVRRMPLYAAPGNGPLRDIVTVLRETAAGELTPEERTEATWQLARLMFHVGDVEGASAEMERAVPGLVQDRPVAAVHAMMMLARPLGTAHPAAYHRAWLERAGRLIEAGPGPSSEERLAFFMDRAATLLVLGDPAGWAAARDLPAGGETPGEVLQRARGYANLGEAAMLWGRYDDARRRLDAAAALAEQHRYLRLRDLVGATLVHLDWLTGGWKGPMKWQASALDADEPVLRADALLLAGLLDAARGDHRRAQEQVRAAIAVGRPRGPADGSRDPSAALARLAISAGRPEEALAATDAAWRLVEAKGLWLWAAEIAPLRIRALLEDGRVGEAVRAAEAFAAGTRDLDAPVATAARRLTEALLARAGGDLTGAAGLFEEAGAAWTALPRPYDALLAREAAADCHLAVGERDRAVALLREAFDHLTALGATEDADRVRRTLADEGVRTGARSGRPGYGDQLSPRELDVVRLLVEGRTSAQIARVLGLSPRTVEKHVHSAMRKRQAPSRTALAVAAVESGDVPLPGSMPQPSA from the coding sequence ATGACCGCAGCGAAGGGCGCCGGCGTGCCGGCGCGCCGACCTGACCTCGGCGTACCCCGTCTGGTCGGCCGCGGCCGCGACCTCTCACTGCTCGACCACGCCCTCGACGAGAGGGCGGGTCTCGTCGTGATCGCGGGTGAGGCGGGGATCGGGAAGACCCGGTTGGTCCACGAACTCCTCCGGCGACGTCCGGAGACGGCGGTGGTCGCGGTGTGCCCGCCGTTCCGGGAGCCGTACACGCTCGGCCCGGTCGTCGACGCCGTACGTCGGTTGGCCGACCGTGTCGCCGGTCTGCAGCTCACCGGGCTGGCGGGAGCGCTGCGGCCGCTCTTCCCGGAGTGGGCCGAACAACTGCCGCCTGCGCCCGAGCCGCTACCCGACGCCGCGGCCGCCCGGCACCGTCTGCTCCGCGCGCTCGTCGAACTCGTCGACGCCCTCGGCATCGGGCTGTTCGTGGTGGAGGACGCCCACTGGGCCGACGAGACCACGCTCGAACTCCTGCTGTTCCTGCGGTCCCGGCGGGAGCGGAGCCCGCGCCTCGTCCTCACCTACCGGCCCGAGGACGTCCGCCGGGAGTCGCTGCTGCGCCGACTGGTCGCCCAGACCGGCGTCACCCGCCTGGAACCCGGGCCCCTGGACACGGCTGGGACGGCGGACCTGGTGTCCTCGATGCTCGGCGGGGAGCCGGTCTCGGCGGAGTTCGCCGAGTTCCTCCGCGCCCATACCGACGGGCTGCCGCTCGCGATCGAGGAGTCCGTCCGTCTGCTCCACGACCGTGCGGACCTGGTCTGTGAGGACGGCGCCTGGCTGCGGCGCGACGTCGCGGAGCTCGACGTCCCGCCCAGCATCCGCGACGCCGTGCTCGAGCGGACCTCCCATCTGGCGCCAGCGGCCGGCGCGGCGCTGGCCGCGCTCGCCGTACTTGAGGGGGAGCGGGCACCGGGGCTGGTCGCTGAGGTCGCCGGTATACCCCTGTCCGAGGCGGAGAACGGTCTGGTCGAGGCGCTTGCCGGCGGTCTGCTGCACGAGGACCGCGACGCCCGGGTGGGGTTCCGTCATGTGCTGGCCGCGCGCAGCGTCTACCACGCCCTCGGCGCCATGGAGCGCGGTCGCCTCCACCGCCGCGCCGGAGAGGCCCTTGAGCGGGAGCCGATACGCAGCGTCGCCGAGCTGGCCCGGCACTTCCGGGAGGCGGGCGACCCGGGCCGCTGGGCTGCGTACGCCGAGCAGGCGGCGGACCACGCGATCTCGTCGGGCGACCCGCGTACGGCGTTCGGGCTGCTTCTCGACCTCCTCACCGGCGGTGCCGTCCGCGGCGCGGCGGTGTCTCGTCTGGTTCGGCGCATGCCGCTGTACGCCGCACCCGGTAACGGGCCACTGCGCGACATCGTGACAGTGCTACGTGAGACCGCCGCCGGCGAACTCACGCCGGAGGAGCGGACCGAGGCGACCTGGCAGCTGGCCCGGCTGATGTTCCACGTCGGTGACGTGGAGGGTGCCTCGGCCGAGATGGAGCGGGCCGTGCCGGGGCTGGTCCAGGACCGGCCGGTCGCCGCGGTCCACGCGATGATGATGCTCGCCCGCCCGCTGGGTACCGCGCACCCGGCGGCGTATCACCGTGCCTGGCTGGAGCGCGCCGGGCGTCTCATCGAGGCCGGGCCGGGCCCGTCGTCCGAGGAGCGGCTCGCCTTTTTCATGGACCGTGCCGCCACGCTCCTGGTACTCGGCGACCCTGCCGGCTGGGCGGCGGCGCGCGATCTGCCGGCCGGCGGGGAGACCCCCGGCGAGGTGCTGCAGCGCGCCCGTGGGTACGCCAACCTCGGTGAGGCGGCGATGCTGTGGGGCCGCTACGACGACGCCCGGCGTCGGCTCGACGCGGCCGCTGCCCTGGCCGAGCAGCACCGATATCTGCGCCTGCGCGACCTCGTCGGGGCCACCCTCGTTCATCTCGACTGGCTCACCGGCGGGTGGAAGGGCCCCATGAAGTGGCAGGCCTCGGCCCTTGACGCCGACGAACCCGTGCTGCGTGCCGACGCGTTGCTGCTGGCCGGTCTGCTCGACGCGGCCCGCGGCGACCACCGTCGGGCCCAGGAGCAGGTCCGCGCCGCGATCGCGGTCGGGCGTCCGCGCGGCCCCGCCGACGGGTCCCGCGATCCGTCCGCCGCGCTCGCACGACTGGCGATCTCCGCCGGCCGCCCCGAGGAGGCCCTGGCCGCCACCGACGCCGCCTGGCGGCTCGTCGAGGCCAAGGGACTCTGGCTCTGGGCCGCCGAGATCGCCCCGCTCCGGATCCGCGCCCTGCTCGAAGACGGGCGCGTCGGGGAGGCCGTCCGCGCGGCCGAGGCCTTCGCGGCGGGTACCCGCGACCTGGATGCGCCGGTGGCCACGGCAGCCCGCCGGCTGACCGAGGCCCTGCTCGCCCGCGCCGGCGGTGACCTCACCGGAGCTGCCGGGCTCTTCGAGGAGGCGGGCGCTGCCTGGACCGCCCTTCCGAGGCCGTACGACGCCCTGCTGGCCCGCGAGGCGGCGGCCGACTGTCACCTCGCCGTCGGCGAGCGGGACCGGGCCGTCGCCCTGCTCCGCGAGGCCTTCGACCACCTCACCGCCCTCGGCGCGACCGAGGACGCGGACCGGGTGCGGCGCACCCTCGCGGACGAGGGGGTCCGGACGGGAGCACGGTCGGGTCGCCCCGGCTACGGCGACCAGCTCTCGCCGCGCGAACTCGATGTGGTGCGCCTGCTCGTCGAGGGTCGGACCAGCGCACAGATCGCCCGGGTTCTCGGGCTCTCGCCCCGCACCGTCGAGAAGCACGTCCACTCCGCGATGCGCAAACGGCAAGCGCCCTCGCGGACCGCGCTCGCCGTCGCCGCGGTGGAGTCCGGTGACGTACCGCTGCCGGGGAGCATGCCGCAGCCGTCGGCATAG
- a CDS encoding acyl-CoA desaturase has translation MTAIDPTAHLTAEQIEELGRELDAIRDEVIAGRGEKDAAYIRKVISAQRKLELASRAVLLFSIFPPAWLLGTAGLSVAKIMDNMEIGHNILHGQWDWMRDPKIHSTTWEWDHVSPADQWKHSHNELHHTYTNVIGKDNDLGYGIMRVDEDQKWHPFHLGQPLWNFLNACFFEYGIAAYDLELGKNLNKRRRKNPEFRARARAVGRKIRKQVLKDYVIHPLLSGPSFLPTLAATFTANLVRNLWSHSVIMCGHFPEGVQVFERRSIKGETRGQWYLRQMMGSANISGSRAMHFMTGNLSHQIEHHLFPDLPSNRYAEVAVKVRALFEKYELEYVTGPLPKQVYSAWRKVFRLSLPNKKPVVRTPDREQELVAA, from the coding sequence TTGACCGCCATCGACCCCACCGCCCACCTGACCGCGGAGCAGATCGAGGAGCTCGGCCGCGAGCTGGACGCGATCCGCGACGAGGTGATCGCCGGCCGCGGCGAGAAGGACGCCGCCTACATCCGCAAGGTGATCTCGGCGCAGCGCAAGCTCGAGCTGGCCAGCAGGGCTGTGCTGCTGTTCTCGATCTTCCCGCCCGCGTGGCTGCTCGGCACCGCCGGGCTGTCCGTGGCGAAGATCATGGACAACATGGAGATCGGCCACAACATCCTGCACGGGCAGTGGGACTGGATGCGGGACCCGAAGATCCACTCCACCACCTGGGAATGGGACCACGTCTCGCCGGCCGACCAGTGGAAGCACTCGCACAACGAGCTGCACCACACGTACACCAACGTGATCGGCAAGGACAACGACCTCGGCTACGGCATCATGCGCGTCGACGAGGACCAGAAGTGGCACCCGTTCCACCTCGGCCAGCCGCTGTGGAACTTCCTCAACGCCTGCTTCTTCGAGTACGGCATCGCGGCGTACGACCTGGAACTCGGCAAGAACCTGAACAAGCGCCGCCGCAAGAACCCCGAGTTCCGCGCGCGGGCCAGGGCCGTGGGCCGCAAGATCCGCAAGCAGGTGCTCAAGGACTACGTGATCCACCCGCTGCTGTCGGGCCCGTCGTTCCTCCCCACGCTCGCCGCCACGTTCACCGCGAACCTGGTCCGCAACCTCTGGTCCCACTCGGTGATCATGTGCGGGCACTTCCCCGAGGGCGTGCAGGTCTTCGAGCGCCGGTCGATCAAGGGCGAGACGCGCGGCCAGTGGTACCTGCGCCAGATGATGGGCTCGGCGAACATCAGCGGCAGCAGGGCCATGCACTTCATGACCGGCAACCTGTCGCACCAGATCGAGCACCACCTGTTCCCGGACCTGCCGAGCAACCGGTACGCCGAGGTCGCGGTGAAGGTGCGCGCGCTGTTCGAGAAGTACGAGCTGGAGTACGTCACCGGGCCGCTGCCCAAGCAGGTGTACTCCGCGTGGCGCAAGGTCTTCCGGCTCTCGCTGCCGAACAAGAAGCCCGTAGTCAGGACGCCGGACCGCGAACAGGAGCTCGTCGCGGCCTGA
- a CDS encoding ferredoxin reductase produces the protein MTSTALRTRAWKLLEMATTPLLPSDYLDLVSPLRAGADLRGRIEAVHPETGDAATIVIRPGRGWRGHTAGQYVRVGVDVDGVRLWRAYSITSPTNRRDGRLTITVKAIPDGKVSNHLVRRATPGTLIQLDQATGDFVLPQATPAKVLYLTAGSGITPVMGMLRDTEFDDVVMVHCAPQPQDVIFRNELHDLVADKKLRLTEVHTDTDGMLDIARLDELVPDWAERETWACGPAGLLDAAEEHWTEHGVQERLHTERFRPTIVAAGDGGEVTFSATGKTVDADGATPLLDVGEEAGVLMPSGCRMGICFGCVTPLKAGAVRDLRTGEITEAEPGVLIQTCVSAAAGPCDIER, from the coding sequence ATGACGAGTACAGCCCTCCGCACCAGGGCGTGGAAACTGCTGGAGATGGCCACGACGCCGCTCCTGCCGTCGGACTACCTCGACCTGGTCAGTCCGCTGCGTGCGGGCGCCGACCTGCGCGGGCGCATCGAGGCCGTGCACCCCGAGACGGGTGACGCCGCGACCATCGTGATCAGACCGGGACGGGGATGGCGCGGCCACACAGCCGGTCAGTACGTGCGGGTCGGGGTTGACGTCGACGGGGTGCGCCTGTGGCGCGCCTACTCCATCACCTCGCCGACGAACCGCCGGGACGGCCGCCTCACGATCACCGTGAAGGCGATCCCGGACGGCAAGGTCAGCAACCACCTGGTCCGCAGGGCGACTCCGGGCACGCTGATCCAGCTCGACCAGGCGACCGGTGACTTCGTGCTGCCACAGGCCACGCCCGCCAAGGTGCTCTACCTGACGGCCGGCAGCGGCATCACGCCCGTGATGGGCATGCTGCGCGACACCGAGTTCGACGACGTCGTCATGGTCCACTGCGCGCCACAGCCGCAAGACGTGATCTTCCGCAACGAACTGCACGACCTGGTCGCGGACAAGAAGCTGCGGCTCACCGAGGTGCACACCGACACGGACGGCATGCTCGACATCGCCCGTCTCGACGAACTCGTGCCCGACTGGGCCGAGCGCGAGACCTGGGCTTGCGGGCCCGCGGGCCTGCTCGACGCCGCCGAAGAGCACTGGACCGAGCACGGAGTCCAAGAGCGCCTGCACACCGAACGCTTCCGCCCGACCATCGTCGCCGCCGGCGACGGCGGCGAGGTCACGTTCAGCGCCACCGGCAAGACGGTCGACGCGGACGGCGCCACGCCGTTGCTGGACGTCGGCGAGGAGGCCGGCGTGCTCATGCCCTCCGGGTGCCGCATGGGCATCTGCTTCGGCTGCGTCACGCCGCTCAAGGCGGGCGCCGTCCGCGACCTGCGCACCGGTGAGATCACCGAGGCCGAGCCGGGCGTCCTCATCCAGACCTGCGTGTCCGCCGCGGCGGGCCCCTGCGACATCGAACGGTAG
- a CDS encoding CdaR family transcriptional regulator: MNHVIRRASELALDETTVAVLRAGLKATADEVVQAIIDEVPPYANALTGHMGATIRRAVRTALGHYLDLASGNATGGDGGDAAYELGRGEVRDGRSMDALLSAYRVGARVAWRCLAAGAVPAGLPAAEVAKFAELTFAYIDELSAASAAGHADELAARGRDHERHLEHLARDLLAGASPDVLLASAQRAGWQPPVSLTAVLLPNAQARPAYRAFDPSTLVLDDLPDATGVLLVPDADRSHLLRQLTDRTAVVGPARPWTRASASYARALRARSLSSDIRDTEDHLPELVLSADVDAFADLRARALAPLRTLPVTTARRLEETLRAWLLHQGRRDEVAAALFVHPQTVRYRMSQLRELFPDLASPHRVLELTLAVGLQVS, translated from the coding sequence GTGAACCACGTGATCCGGAGGGCCAGTGAACTGGCCCTGGATGAGACGACGGTCGCCGTACTTCGGGCGGGGCTGAAGGCCACCGCCGACGAGGTCGTCCAGGCGATCATCGACGAGGTCCCTCCCTACGCCAACGCCCTTACGGGCCACATGGGCGCCACCATCCGCCGAGCCGTCCGCACCGCCCTGGGGCACTATCTGGACCTCGCGAGCGGGAACGCCACGGGCGGCGACGGCGGTGACGCGGCCTACGAGCTCGGCCGCGGCGAGGTGCGCGACGGCCGTTCGATGGACGCCCTGCTCAGCGCCTACCGCGTCGGTGCCCGCGTGGCCTGGCGATGCCTGGCAGCGGGGGCCGTACCCGCAGGTCTGCCCGCCGCCGAGGTCGCCAAGTTCGCTGAGCTGACCTTCGCCTACATCGACGAGCTCTCCGCGGCGAGCGCCGCGGGCCACGCCGACGAACTGGCCGCCCGGGGCAGGGATCACGAGCGTCACCTGGAGCACCTGGCCCGCGACCTCCTCGCCGGAGCGAGCCCGGACGTGCTGCTGGCCTCTGCTCAACGGGCCGGGTGGCAGCCTCCGGTTTCGCTGACCGCGGTCCTGCTGCCCAACGCCCAGGCCCGGCCCGCCTACCGCGCGTTCGACCCCAGCACCCTCGTCCTCGACGATCTGCCGGACGCCACCGGTGTGCTGCTCGTCCCCGACGCCGACCGGTCACATCTCTTGCGGCAGCTGACCGACCGCACCGCCGTGGTCGGGCCGGCCCGGCCATGGACTCGCGCGTCCGCCTCGTACGCACGAGCCCTACGCGCGCGCTCCCTCTCCTCCGATATTCGCGACACCGAGGACCACCTGCCCGAGCTGGTGCTGAGCGCCGACGTGGACGCGTTCGCGGACCTGCGCGCCCGAGCCCTCGCACCGTTGCGGACCCTGCCTGTCACGACCGCACGGCGGCTGGAGGAGACGTTGCGGGCGTGGCTGCTGCACCAGGGCAGGCGGGACGAGGTGGCGGCGGCGCTGTTCGTCCATCCCCAGACGGTCCGGTACCGGATGTCGCAGCTGCGGGAGCTGTTTCCGGATCTCGCATCGCCGCACCGGGTCCTCGAACTGACGCTGGCGGTCGGTCTCCAGGTCAGCTGA
- a CDS encoding co-chaperone YbbN, translating to MTKRVHRPREDAEFNFILGMSGVPVLAYFTGTWPKAIEPCRVMDLVIGGIADDYTGRLTAVRADITRCPAATERYGITGAPSYVLLKEGEAVAHGTGPMTITEVRKFLDDHL from the coding sequence ATGACGAAGCGGGTTCACCGACCCCGTGAGGACGCGGAGTTCAATTTCATCCTCGGGATGAGCGGAGTTCCGGTCCTCGCCTACTTCACCGGGACATGGCCCAAGGCAATCGAGCCCTGCCGGGTGATGGACCTCGTCATCGGTGGCATCGCCGACGACTACACGGGCCGCCTGACGGCCGTCCGCGCCGACATCACGCGTTGTCCGGCCGCGACCGAGCGATACGGGATCACCGGAGCCCCGTCCTACGTCCTGCTGAAGGAGGGAGAGGCGGTGGCGCACGGCACGGGGCCCATGACCATCACCGAGGTACGGAAGTTCCTGGACGACCACCTCTGA